A portion of the Suricata suricatta isolate VVHF042 chromosome 11, meerkat_22Aug2017_6uvM2_HiC, whole genome shotgun sequence genome contains these proteins:
- the LOC115272249 gene encoding olfactory receptor 51H1: MTLNSNASHTSHHSFILTGIPGMPDKNIWMAFPLGFLYTLTLLGNGTILAVIKVDESLHEPMYYFLSILALTDVSLSMSTLPSMLSIFWFNAPEIPFDACITQMFFIHGFGVVESGVLVSMAFDRFVAIRDPLRYASILTHDIIGKIGIAILTRAVCVVLPVPFLIKRLPFCRSNVLSHSYCLHQDAMRLACASTRINSLYGLIIVIFTLGLDALIILFSYMLILKTVLGIASRTERVKALNTCLSHICAVLLFYVPLIGVTMIHRFGKHLTPVVHTLMANIYLLLPPVLNPIVYSVKTKQIRRRILHMFRRRKDRA; encoded by the coding sequence ATGACCCTGAACTCAAATGCATCACATACCAGCCATCACAGTTTTATTTTGACGGGTATCCCTGGCATGCCAGATAAAAACATATGGATGGCCTTTCCCTTGGGATTTCTCTACACACTAACTCTCCTGGGAAATGGAACCATTTTAGCTGTCATCAAGGTAGATGAGAGTCTCCATGAGCCTATGTACTACTTCCTCTCCATCTTGGCTCTCACTGATGTTAGTCTCTCCATGTCCACCTTGCCCTCCATGCTCAGCATCTTCTGGTTTAATGCCCCTGAGATTCCCTTTGATGCATGCATTACACAGATGTTTTTCATCCACGGATTTGGAGTGGTAGAATCGGGAGTATTAGTTTCCATGGCCTTTGACAGATTTGTGGCCATCCGAGACCCATTACGCTATGCTTCCATCCTCACCCATGACATCATTGGAAAGATCGGAATAGCTATCCTCACCCGAGCAGTCTGTGTGGTTTTGCCTGTGCCATTCCTTATAAAGCGACTACCTTTCTGCCGTTCCAACGTCTTGTCTCATTCATACTGTCTCCACCAAGATGCAATGAGGCTAGCCTGTGCCAGCACCCGCATCAACAGTCTCTACGGCCTCATCATAGTCATCTTCACATTGGGGCTGGATGCCCttatcattctcttttcttacaTGCTCATCCTGAAGACTGTGCTGGGCATTGCTTCCCGAACTGAAAGAGTCAAAGCCCTCAACACCTGCCTTTCTCACATCTGTGCTGTGCTCCTCTTCTATGTTCCTCTCATTGGTGTCACCATGATCCACAGATTTGGAAAACATCTAACCCCAGTCGTGCACACACTCATGGCCAATATCTATCTGTTACTTCCCCCTGTACTAAACCCCATTGTCTACAGTGTGAAGACCAAGCAGATACGAAGGCGGATCTTACACATGTTCCGGAGGAGAAAGGACAGGGCCTAG